In a single window of the Lynx canadensis isolate LIC74 chromosome E2, mLynCan4.pri.v2, whole genome shotgun sequence genome:
- the ACD gene encoding adrenocortical dysplasia protein homolog isoform X4 yields the protein MAGSGSLVLRPWIRELVLGSDTLSSPQAGQLLEVLREAEAPGPSRAPDSSDVAATLLVSDGTHSVRCLVTWETLDASDWEEKEFGFRGAEGRLLLLQDCGVRVQVAEGGAPAEFYLQVNRFSLLPTEQPRERVIGCNQDPDVQKKLYDCLEEHLSESISPSAGLSLSQLLDEVQEDQEHRGALVHLAESCLMLAGPYTAPPLTRWASSHHRTTGEAVYTVPSSWLHISENDQRVLSSLGPGQRTQDPELPPPDPALEDLSLTLISPSSPTSSGTPALPGHMSSEESGASISLLPALSLAASDPVQKGSSRPVPAICSAPGPLPPSSIHPSHGPRSPLLSCTPSLSPLGHVPSPRQAIVTRAQKPSLEFKELGLPPKNRQHSPRTKTTTGALESSPVGVPLQIPHHLQDPPKKHRDGSAFQYEYEPPCTSLCAQVQAVRLPPQLVAWALHLLMEPQLESELTQV from the exons ATGGCAGGCTCGGGGAGCTTGGTCCTGCGGCCCTGGATTCGAGAGCTGGTCCTGGGGTCAGATACACTCTCAAGTCCGCAGGCGGGGCAGCTGCTAGAG GTGCTACGAGAGGCCGAGGCTCCGGGCCCGTCCCGCGCCCCTGACTCGTCTGATGTCGCGGCCACACTGCTTGTGTCTGATGGGACCCACAGTGTCCGATGCCTAGTGACGTGGGAGACCCTGGACGCCTCGGATTG ggaggagaaggagttCGGCTTCCGAGGGGCAGAAGgccggctgctgctgctgcaggacTGTGGGGTCCGCGTCCAAGTCGCCGAAGGCGGCGCG CCCGCGGAGTTCTACCTCCAGGTGAACCGCTTCAGCCTGCTGCCCACTGAGCAGCCCCGGGAACGGGTGATTGGTTG caaccAAGACCCGGATGTGCAGAAAAAGCTCTATGACTGTTTGGA GGAGCACCTTTCAGAGTCCATCTCCCCCAGTGCAG GCCTTTCACTGTCTCAACTTCTGGATGAGGTGCAGGAGGACCAGGAGCATCGGGGGGCGTTAGTGCACCTGGCTGAGAGCTGTCTGATGCTGGCAGGCCCTTACACAGCACCCCCTCTTACCCGCTGGGCCTCCTCCCACCATAGGACCACG GGAGAAGCTGTGTACACTGTCCCCAGCTCATGGCTGCACATCTCTGAGAATGACCAGCGAGTTCTGAGCTCTCTGGGTCCAGGTCAGAGGACACAGG ACCCTGAGCTGCCCCCACCAGACCCAGCTCTGGAAGACCTATCGCTGACCCTGATCTCTCCTTCCTCACCTACGTCCTCAG GAACCCCTGCTTTACCCGGCCACATGTCCTCTGAGGAAAGCGGTGCCAGCATCAGCCTTCTGCCTGCCCTGTCCTTGGCTGCTTCAGACCCAGTGCAGAAGGGCAGCTCCCGGCCTGTGCCAGCCATCTGTTCAGcccctggccccctgccccccagttcCATACACCCTAGCCATGGACCCAGATCCCCACTCCTGAGCTGCACCCCAAGTCTCTCACCCCTTGGTCATGTACCCAGTCCACGTCAGGCCATTGTAACCAGGGCCCAGAAACCTAGCTTGGAGTTCAAGGAGCTAGGATTGCCCCCCAAGAACCGGCAACACTCTCCAAGGACAAAAACGACCACAGGAGCCCTGGAGTCCAGCCCTGTTGGG GTCCCTCTCCAGATACCACACCACCTTCAGGACCCTCCAAAGAAGCATCGTGATGGTTCTGCCTTCCAATATGAGTATGAGCCACCCTGCACCTCCCTCTGTGCCCAGGTGCAAGCTGTCAG gcttcctccccagcttgtggcCTGGGCCTTGCACCTTTTGATGGAGCCACAGCTGGAGTCTGAGCTCACCCAGGTGTGA
- the ACD gene encoding adrenocortical dysplasia protein homolog isoform X1, with protein MAQTPGPCSDIPWCIPGMAGSGSLVLRPWIRELVLGSDTLSSPQAGQLLEVLREAEAPGPSRAPDSSDVAATLLVSDGTHSVRCLVTWETLDASDWEEKEFGFRGAEGRLLLLQDCGVRVQVAEGGAPAEFYLQVNRFSLLPTEQPRERVIGCNQDPDVQKKLYDCLEEHLSESISPSAGLSLSQLLDEVQEDQEHRGALVHLAESCLMLAGPYTAPPLTRWASSHHRTTGEAVYTVPSSWLHISENDQRVLSSLGPGQRTQDPELPPPDPALEDLSLTLISPSSPTSSGTPALPGHMSSEESGASISLLPALSLAASDPVQKGSSRPVPAICSAPGPLPPSSIHPSHGPRSPLLSCTPSLSPLGHVPSPRQAIVTRAQKPSLEFKELGLPPKNRQHSPRTKTTTGALESSPVGVPLQIPHHLQDPPKKHRDGSAFQYEYEPPCTSLCAQVQAVRLPPQLVAWALHLLMEPQLESELTQV; from the exons ATGGCCCAAACGCCGGGCCCCTGCTCAGACATACCCTG GTGCATCCCGGGAATGGCAGGCTCGGGGAGCTTGGTCCTGCGGCCCTGGATTCGAGAGCTGGTCCTGGGGTCAGATACACTCTCAAGTCCGCAGGCGGGGCAGCTGCTAGAG GTGCTACGAGAGGCCGAGGCTCCGGGCCCGTCCCGCGCCCCTGACTCGTCTGATGTCGCGGCCACACTGCTTGTGTCTGATGGGACCCACAGTGTCCGATGCCTAGTGACGTGGGAGACCCTGGACGCCTCGGATTG ggaggagaaggagttCGGCTTCCGAGGGGCAGAAGgccggctgctgctgctgcaggacTGTGGGGTCCGCGTCCAAGTCGCCGAAGGCGGCGCG CCCGCGGAGTTCTACCTCCAGGTGAACCGCTTCAGCCTGCTGCCCACTGAGCAGCCCCGGGAACGGGTGATTGGTTG caaccAAGACCCGGATGTGCAGAAAAAGCTCTATGACTGTTTGGA GGAGCACCTTTCAGAGTCCATCTCCCCCAGTGCAG GCCTTTCACTGTCTCAACTTCTGGATGAGGTGCAGGAGGACCAGGAGCATCGGGGGGCGTTAGTGCACCTGGCTGAGAGCTGTCTGATGCTGGCAGGCCCTTACACAGCACCCCCTCTTACCCGCTGGGCCTCCTCCCACCATAGGACCACG GGAGAAGCTGTGTACACTGTCCCCAGCTCATGGCTGCACATCTCTGAGAATGACCAGCGAGTTCTGAGCTCTCTGGGTCCAGGTCAGAGGACACAGG ACCCTGAGCTGCCCCCACCAGACCCAGCTCTGGAAGACCTATCGCTGACCCTGATCTCTCCTTCCTCACCTACGTCCTCAG GAACCCCTGCTTTACCCGGCCACATGTCCTCTGAGGAAAGCGGTGCCAGCATCAGCCTTCTGCCTGCCCTGTCCTTGGCTGCTTCAGACCCAGTGCAGAAGGGCAGCTCCCGGCCTGTGCCAGCCATCTGTTCAGcccctggccccctgccccccagttcCATACACCCTAGCCATGGACCCAGATCCCCACTCCTGAGCTGCACCCCAAGTCTCTCACCCCTTGGTCATGTACCCAGTCCACGTCAGGCCATTGTAACCAGGGCCCAGAAACCTAGCTTGGAGTTCAAGGAGCTAGGATTGCCCCCCAAGAACCGGCAACACTCTCCAAGGACAAAAACGACCACAGGAGCCCTGGAGTCCAGCCCTGTTGGG GTCCCTCTCCAGATACCACACCACCTTCAGGACCCTCCAAAGAAGCATCGTGATGGTTCTGCCTTCCAATATGAGTATGAGCCACCCTGCACCTCCCTCTGTGCCCAGGTGCAAGCTGTCAG gcttcctccccagcttgtggcCTGGGCCTTGCACCTTTTGATGGAGCCACAGCTGGAGTCTGAGCTCACCCAGGTGTGA
- the ACD gene encoding adrenocortical dysplasia protein homolog isoform X5: MAQTPGPCSDIPWCIPGMAGSGSLVLRPWIRELVLGSDTLSSPQAGQLLEVLREAEAPGPSRAPDSSDVAATLLVSDGTHSVRCLVTWETLDASDWEEKEFGFRGAEGRLLLLQDCGVRVQVAEGGAPAEFYLQVNRFSLLPTEQPRERVIGCNQDPDVQKKLYDCLEEHLSESISPSAGLSLSQLLDEVQEDQEHRGALVHLAESCLMLAGPYTAPPLTRWASSHHRTTGEAVYTVPSSWLHISENDQRVLSSLGPGQRTQDPELPPPDPALEDLSLTLISPSSPTSSGTPALPGHMSSEESGASISLLPALSLAASDPVQKGSSRPVPAICSAPGPLPPSSIHPSHGPRSPLLSCTPSLSPLGHVPSPRQAIVTRAQKPSLEFKELGLPPKNRQHSPRTKTTTGALESSPVGGSL; the protein is encoded by the exons ATGGCCCAAACGCCGGGCCCCTGCTCAGACATACCCTG GTGCATCCCGGGAATGGCAGGCTCGGGGAGCTTGGTCCTGCGGCCCTGGATTCGAGAGCTGGTCCTGGGGTCAGATACACTCTCAAGTCCGCAGGCGGGGCAGCTGCTAGAG GTGCTACGAGAGGCCGAGGCTCCGGGCCCGTCCCGCGCCCCTGACTCGTCTGATGTCGCGGCCACACTGCTTGTGTCTGATGGGACCCACAGTGTCCGATGCCTAGTGACGTGGGAGACCCTGGACGCCTCGGATTG ggaggagaaggagttCGGCTTCCGAGGGGCAGAAGgccggctgctgctgctgcaggacTGTGGGGTCCGCGTCCAAGTCGCCGAAGGCGGCGCG CCCGCGGAGTTCTACCTCCAGGTGAACCGCTTCAGCCTGCTGCCCACTGAGCAGCCCCGGGAACGGGTGATTGGTTG caaccAAGACCCGGATGTGCAGAAAAAGCTCTATGACTGTTTGGA GGAGCACCTTTCAGAGTCCATCTCCCCCAGTGCAG GCCTTTCACTGTCTCAACTTCTGGATGAGGTGCAGGAGGACCAGGAGCATCGGGGGGCGTTAGTGCACCTGGCTGAGAGCTGTCTGATGCTGGCAGGCCCTTACACAGCACCCCCTCTTACCCGCTGGGCCTCCTCCCACCATAGGACCACG GGAGAAGCTGTGTACACTGTCCCCAGCTCATGGCTGCACATCTCTGAGAATGACCAGCGAGTTCTGAGCTCTCTGGGTCCAGGTCAGAGGACACAGG ACCCTGAGCTGCCCCCACCAGACCCAGCTCTGGAAGACCTATCGCTGACCCTGATCTCTCCTTCCTCACCTACGTCCTCAG GAACCCCTGCTTTACCCGGCCACATGTCCTCTGAGGAAAGCGGTGCCAGCATCAGCCTTCTGCCTGCCCTGTCCTTGGCTGCTTCAGACCCAGTGCAGAAGGGCAGCTCCCGGCCTGTGCCAGCCATCTGTTCAGcccctggccccctgccccccagttcCATACACCCTAGCCATGGACCCAGATCCCCACTCCTGAGCTGCACCCCAAGTCTCTCACCCCTTGGTCATGTACCCAGTCCACGTCAGGCCATTGTAACCAGGGCCCAGAAACCTAGCTTGGAGTTCAAGGAGCTAGGATTGCCCCCCAAGAACCGGCAACACTCTCCAAGGACAAAAACGACCACAGGAGCCCTGGAGTCCAGCCCTGTTGGG GGGTCCTTGTAG
- the ACD gene encoding adrenocortical dysplasia protein homolog isoform X2: MAQTPGPCSDIPWCIPGMAGSGSLVLRPWIRELVLGSDTLSSPQAGQLLEVLREAEAPGPSRAPDSSDVAATLLVSDGTHSVRCLVTWETLDASDWEEKEFGFRGAEGRLLLLQDCGVRVQVAEGGAPAEFYLQVNRFSLLPTEQPRERVIGCNQDPDVQKKLYDCLEEHLSESISPSAGLSLSQLLDEVQEDQEHRGALVHLAESCLMLAGPYTAPPLTRWASSHHRTTGEAVYTVPSSWLHISENDQRVLSSLGPDPELPPPDPALEDLSLTLISPSSPTSSGTPALPGHMSSEESGASISLLPALSLAASDPVQKGSSRPVPAICSAPGPLPPSSIHPSHGPRSPLLSCTPSLSPLGHVPSPRQAIVTRAQKPSLEFKELGLPPKNRQHSPRTKTTTGALESSPVGVPLQIPHHLQDPPKKHRDGSAFQYEYEPPCTSLCAQVQAVRLPPQLVAWALHLLMEPQLESELTQV, translated from the exons ATGGCCCAAACGCCGGGCCCCTGCTCAGACATACCCTG GTGCATCCCGGGAATGGCAGGCTCGGGGAGCTTGGTCCTGCGGCCCTGGATTCGAGAGCTGGTCCTGGGGTCAGATACACTCTCAAGTCCGCAGGCGGGGCAGCTGCTAGAG GTGCTACGAGAGGCCGAGGCTCCGGGCCCGTCCCGCGCCCCTGACTCGTCTGATGTCGCGGCCACACTGCTTGTGTCTGATGGGACCCACAGTGTCCGATGCCTAGTGACGTGGGAGACCCTGGACGCCTCGGATTG ggaggagaaggagttCGGCTTCCGAGGGGCAGAAGgccggctgctgctgctgcaggacTGTGGGGTCCGCGTCCAAGTCGCCGAAGGCGGCGCG CCCGCGGAGTTCTACCTCCAGGTGAACCGCTTCAGCCTGCTGCCCACTGAGCAGCCCCGGGAACGGGTGATTGGTTG caaccAAGACCCGGATGTGCAGAAAAAGCTCTATGACTGTTTGGA GGAGCACCTTTCAGAGTCCATCTCCCCCAGTGCAG GCCTTTCACTGTCTCAACTTCTGGATGAGGTGCAGGAGGACCAGGAGCATCGGGGGGCGTTAGTGCACCTGGCTGAGAGCTGTCTGATGCTGGCAGGCCCTTACACAGCACCCCCTCTTACCCGCTGGGCCTCCTCCCACCATAGGACCACG GGAGAAGCTGTGTACACTGTCCCCAGCTCATGGCTGCACATCTCTGAGAATGACCAGCGAGTTCTGAGCTCTCTGGGTCCAG ACCCTGAGCTGCCCCCACCAGACCCAGCTCTGGAAGACCTATCGCTGACCCTGATCTCTCCTTCCTCACCTACGTCCTCAG GAACCCCTGCTTTACCCGGCCACATGTCCTCTGAGGAAAGCGGTGCCAGCATCAGCCTTCTGCCTGCCCTGTCCTTGGCTGCTTCAGACCCAGTGCAGAAGGGCAGCTCCCGGCCTGTGCCAGCCATCTGTTCAGcccctggccccctgccccccagttcCATACACCCTAGCCATGGACCCAGATCCCCACTCCTGAGCTGCACCCCAAGTCTCTCACCCCTTGGTCATGTACCCAGTCCACGTCAGGCCATTGTAACCAGGGCCCAGAAACCTAGCTTGGAGTTCAAGGAGCTAGGATTGCCCCCCAAGAACCGGCAACACTCTCCAAGGACAAAAACGACCACAGGAGCCCTGGAGTCCAGCCCTGTTGGG GTCCCTCTCCAGATACCACACCACCTTCAGGACCCTCCAAAGAAGCATCGTGATGGTTCTGCCTTCCAATATGAGTATGAGCCACCCTGCACCTCCCTCTGTGCCCAGGTGCAAGCTGTCAG gcttcctccccagcttgtggcCTGGGCCTTGCACCTTTTGATGGAGCCACAGCTGGAGTCTGAGCTCACCCAGGTGTGA
- the ACD gene encoding adrenocortical dysplasia protein homolog isoform X3: MAQTPGPCSDIPWCIPGMAGSGSLVLRPWIRELVLGSDTLSSPQAGQLLEVLREAEAPGPSRAPDSSDVAATLLVSDGTHSVRCLVTWETLDASDWEEKEFGFRGAEGRLLLLQDCGVRVQVAEGGAPAEFYLQVNRFSLLPTEQPRERVIGCNQDPDVQKKLYDCLEEHLSESISPSAGLSLSQLLDEVQEDQEHRGALVHLAESCLMLAGPYTAPPLTRWASSHHRTTGEAVYTVPSSWLHISENDQRVLSSLGPGQRTQDPELPPPDPALEDLSLTLISPSSPTSSGTPALPGHMSSEESGASISLLPALSLAASDPVQKGSSRPVPAICSAPGPLPPSSIHPSHGPRSPLLSCTPSLSPLGHVPSPRQAIVTRAQKPSLEFKELGLPPKNRQHSPRTKTTTGALESSPVGDPPKKHRDGSAFQYEYEPPCTSLCAQVQAVRLPPQLVAWALHLLMEPQLESELTQV; the protein is encoded by the exons ATGGCCCAAACGCCGGGCCCCTGCTCAGACATACCCTG GTGCATCCCGGGAATGGCAGGCTCGGGGAGCTTGGTCCTGCGGCCCTGGATTCGAGAGCTGGTCCTGGGGTCAGATACACTCTCAAGTCCGCAGGCGGGGCAGCTGCTAGAG GTGCTACGAGAGGCCGAGGCTCCGGGCCCGTCCCGCGCCCCTGACTCGTCTGATGTCGCGGCCACACTGCTTGTGTCTGATGGGACCCACAGTGTCCGATGCCTAGTGACGTGGGAGACCCTGGACGCCTCGGATTG ggaggagaaggagttCGGCTTCCGAGGGGCAGAAGgccggctgctgctgctgcaggacTGTGGGGTCCGCGTCCAAGTCGCCGAAGGCGGCGCG CCCGCGGAGTTCTACCTCCAGGTGAACCGCTTCAGCCTGCTGCCCACTGAGCAGCCCCGGGAACGGGTGATTGGTTG caaccAAGACCCGGATGTGCAGAAAAAGCTCTATGACTGTTTGGA GGAGCACCTTTCAGAGTCCATCTCCCCCAGTGCAG GCCTTTCACTGTCTCAACTTCTGGATGAGGTGCAGGAGGACCAGGAGCATCGGGGGGCGTTAGTGCACCTGGCTGAGAGCTGTCTGATGCTGGCAGGCCCTTACACAGCACCCCCTCTTACCCGCTGGGCCTCCTCCCACCATAGGACCACG GGAGAAGCTGTGTACACTGTCCCCAGCTCATGGCTGCACATCTCTGAGAATGACCAGCGAGTTCTGAGCTCTCTGGGTCCAGGTCAGAGGACACAGG ACCCTGAGCTGCCCCCACCAGACCCAGCTCTGGAAGACCTATCGCTGACCCTGATCTCTCCTTCCTCACCTACGTCCTCAG GAACCCCTGCTTTACCCGGCCACATGTCCTCTGAGGAAAGCGGTGCCAGCATCAGCCTTCTGCCTGCCCTGTCCTTGGCTGCTTCAGACCCAGTGCAGAAGGGCAGCTCCCGGCCTGTGCCAGCCATCTGTTCAGcccctggccccctgccccccagttcCATACACCCTAGCCATGGACCCAGATCCCCACTCCTGAGCTGCACCCCAAGTCTCTCACCCCTTGGTCATGTACCCAGTCCACGTCAGGCCATTGTAACCAGGGCCCAGAAACCTAGCTTGGAGTTCAAGGAGCTAGGATTGCCCCCCAAGAACCGGCAACACTCTCCAAGGACAAAAACGACCACAGGAGCCCTGGAGTCCAGCCCTGTTGGG GACCCTCCAAAGAAGCATCGTGATGGTTCTGCCTTCCAATATGAGTATGAGCCACCCTGCACCTCCCTCTGTGCCCAGGTGCAAGCTGTCAG gcttcctccccagcttgtggcCTGGGCCTTGCACCTTTTGATGGAGCCACAGCTGGAGTCTGAGCTCACCCAGGTGTGA